In the genome of Mucilaginibacter sp. 14171R-50, the window ATTCCGCCAACATAAATATCATCGATACCATCGTTATTGGCATCGGCAACCGCTATGGCCGGCGTATGTGGCAAATAGGTGTGTGGTAAAAGATTATAGTAATTAAAGTCGGGCGTTTCAAACGGTTGCAACGTAGCTAAAACATTTGCCTTTACATCCGTATAGGTAAATTCACTATGGCCTTGTATGTAGCCGGTAATAAATTGCCCTACATCCGCCACCGTCTGCGTTTTTTCTTTTACATAAGTTATAACGGTCTTTTTGTTTAGGGCAAAATCCCTGATCAGCTGATACGAGTTATCAGGCCAAAGCACCATCAGTTCTACCGGTTTGTCGCCGGGCAAAAAGGTGAAGAGCAGGTTATTGCCCTGTGTACTTTCATAAGCGGTACTGGTTTGTATCTCCTGATGGTCTACCTGCCTTACCGACCGCATAAATAGCTTGGCGCCCACGCCATCGGGGTTGGCTTTGGTGTATTTAACGCTTAATTTGACGAACGACGGCTTGGCTTCCTTGCTGTTTTCCATCGTCATGTTTTGATAAATATAAGCCGGCGCGTCCATATTATTGGTTACCAGCTCAAGGTCGCCGTCGTTATCCAGGTCAACCGCTACCGCGCCTGCAGATATAGACGGGTCCTTCATGTCGTTGCCTGCAGATACATCCTCAAACTTCAGCTTATCCCCGCCATGGTACAGGTAGTTGTGCACATCACCATCAGGCATTAAATTTATTTTCTCCTTATCAAAAAACCGGCTGGTTTTAAAGTCTTTAATAACGTTAGGGTCGCCCAGATACTTCAGGTAGTCCATATCGTTCAAACGTTTTTTTATTCCGTTCGAAAAAAACATGTCCTTACGGCCATCCATGTCAAAATCCTGCACCAGCGGCGACCACGTCCAGTCGGTTGCCGACACGCCCGAATACAGGGCCAGGTCAACAAATTTTTTACCGTTGCCCACATTCAACTGTAAACTGTTTTTGGAGTATTGATAATAATACCCCGCATTAACCTCCTGGTTATAAATATCAAGAGGTTCATCGTTTATGGTTGATTTTAGCGCCCTCATTTCCTCGGGCAGCATATCGGTGCTAATCACATCAAGGTGGCCGTCCTTATTAACATCGCTTAAGGTGTTGCCCATTGAAAATAAGCTGGTATGCCCAAAGGCATTTTTCATTTCCTCTTTAAATGTTCCGTTTTTTTGGTTGATATAGTAGTAATCCTGCTCAAAAAAATCGTTACTTACATAAATATCATCCCATCCATCGTTGTTCAGGTCGCCCACGCTAATGCCCAGCCCGTAACCTATCGGTGCGGAGTATATGCCCGACCCGGCGGTTACATCTGTAAACTTGTTGCCGTCGTTACGAAACAGGTGGTCGCCCGCATCATGGCTGGTTTTAAAACGAAGGGTAGAGTCGCCATAGGTATCGTTACTATGTACGGATGATGTTAACAAAAACATGTCCAGATCGCCATCCTTATCGTAATCTGTAAAGGAAGCCTGGGTAGAGAAGCCCGAAAAATCGAGTCCGTACTTAGCGGCGCTCTCGGTAAAAGTAAGGTCGCCGTTATTTATATATAACTGGTTATGCCCCTTAAAACCTTTAAAGTTGGCCACTACGCAAACATAAATATCCTTTAAACCATCACCATTTATATCAACAACGGTCACGCCGGTTTTCCAGTTACCCGTACCGGCCACGCCTGCTTTTGCCGTTATATCTTCAAACTTCAGCCCGCCTTTATTCAGATAAAGTTTATTAGGGCTCTGGTTTGATACAAAGTAAATATCCTCGAGCCCATCGTTGTTAAAATCGGCTGTTGCTACCCCGGCGCCATTATAAAAGTACAGGTAGTCGAGTATGTTCACCGAGTCGGTAACGGTGTTCTTGTTTACAAAGTCGACGTGGGTCTGTTCCGCTGTAAGGAGCTTAAAAATGCCATTGCCGCTTTTTTTTGTTTTGCACGAAATCCACACAATAGCGCCTGCAAGCGCAACACAGCAAATTATTACGATCTGTTTTTTGAATAGTTTAGCCTTTAGCATATATGCTTAACGTAGTTTGTAAGCTTTAAGCTTATCATCATTCATCCCAAATAAGTAGTACTTATCTCCCCGGCTGTTTTTTATCATCAATGATGACCTTACCTGACCGTTAAGTTTAACGCCACTTATTGCAGGCGGAATATAAACAAATCCCTTTTTAGTATACTTATAAATTTGCCCGTAACTTGCATCAAGGCGGCCTACCTCCGGCTTAAAGCCATAAAAGTTACCGCCAAGCATAATAGACGGCGTGCCGCTATGGTCGATATCATCGCACAAAATAGTGCCCACGTTTGAGAGCTGCGCGTGGTATGGCAGCGGGTTATCTATAAATTTGTTATTGCCATTGTTGATAAACACCGCTGAGGCCAGATAATTTATTTCATGCATTTCAGCTCCTGATAACATCTCCTCAGTGAAAACTTCGTCAAAGGGCTTCCCTGCGTAATCTGCGTATTTCAGATACTTCTTTTTCAACATGGGTATCTGGCCGGTAAGGTCGGGCTTCATGTGAAACACATAAGGTTTATGCTGGCGATATATTGATGTAATGCACTCCTTTGTTCCGTTGCCGTCAAAATCCGTTATATATATCTTCATAGGTTCGGCCTGAGTTGCCCTAAATTTGGAGTTCAGGCCCAGGTTACCCGCTATAATATCTAATTTCCCATCGTTGTTGATATCTGCAATTGCAAGGCTGCTCCACCATCCTTTGTAACCGTCGAGTTGATTATCCGGCGTAAATTTGCCGTTATTATTGCGGTAAATTTTAATGCCCATCCAATTGCCTGCAATTACCAGATCGGGGTAGCCGTTGCCGTCAATATCTGCCCACTGGGCCGCCGTAACCATCCCGGGTTTTATGTCACCTAACACTTGTTTGGTTACATCGGTAAAGTTGCCTTTACCATCGTTGTGCATGACGTAGGAGTTCGGCGATACGGCGTAAGTGCCGGGCACACTGCGCCCGCCAATAAACAGATCGGGGTGCCCATCCTTATCATAATCGCAGGCTGCTATTACCGACGCGTTCACCGACACAGGAATGGCTTTTTGCGGATTACGATGCAAGTTGCCCTTACCGTCGTTTTCGTAAAACCGCGGAAAATAGATATTTGTGCCCGCCTCTTCGGCATTGCCACCCACACCAATGATCAGGTCTTCATCACCATCGCCGTCAAAATCGCCAAATGCGGCGCCGGCGTTTTCAAGATACACTTGTTTTTCCAGATCAGGCGGGATGTATTGCTTAAACCTGCCGTTCTTTTGCTGAACATATATAGCAGCCGGACTATCTTTTGAACTGCCGAAATAAAAATCGGTGAGGCCGTCTTTATTGATATCGCCCTTTGCCATATACGGGTTTTCGGTTGATAGCATTTGCAGCATCAGTCGCTCGTTATCAAAATCAATAAAGCTGTCTTCGGTGTGCTTTGGGACGGTGTCGAACAGGGTTGTGGCAGTTTCGGTAAACAGTGTCTTTACAGCCGGTTTCTCAAAATTGTACTGTAGTTTAGCATCGGCAATTTTAAACGTGTAGGCTTTGTTTGCGGGAACGTTTTTTACAACCTGGCACTTACCGCCCGGCCATATCACTTGTACTGAGTCGGCCTTGGTTATCTTACCTATACCTATGGTGATCAGGTTGGGCGATGTGCTGCTTTCGAAACCCCGGGTTGGCTGCTGATAATACATCACCGACGCATTTTTGGCAAACACCTTTATGGTGGCTCCCACCCCAAAGCGGTTAAGCCCCTCTCCTTGTAATTTTAGCTGTGTGTAATTATTATGCAGCTTTTCGGCATTATTTTTATAAATAAAAAGCGGCGAGTTTACATTGTTTACTATAAGGTCGTTATCACCATCGTTATCAAGGTCGCCGTATGCGGCGCCGTTGCTAAAAGCAGCTTTATCCAGCCCGTATTCCTTTACTTTGTTGGTAAAAGTAAGGTCGCGGTTATTCGCATAGGCGTAGTTTACCAGCGGAGTTGATACCATTTTATCGGCGAAGTCTTTATAGTTAAACTTCCGCTTTTCGGCAATTTTATCCATGCTTTCGCGATTGCCCAAAAACTCGATATAATCCTGGTCGGTAAGATCTTTAAATATCCCGTTTGATACAAAAATGTCTTTCCAGCCATCGTTATCCATATCAAAAAAAAGTGCGCCCCAACTCCAGTCGGTAGCACTAACCCCTGCCTTGAACGCAATTTCAGAGAATGTGCCATCTCCATTGTTCAATTGCAGACAGTTTTGCATAAACTGGTTGTAGTACCCATCGTGCTGTTTAAGCTTAATTACATCAAATGATTCGAAGGAGGTCATTTGTTTCAGGCGCTTGTCGCCTTCGGGTAACATCTCGGTAGTAAAAATATCCGGGTGGCCATCGTTATTGATATCGGCAATATCAGCCCCCATTGATGCGAGGCTCAAGTGCCCCATTTCAGATTGGATATCTTCCTTAAAAGTACCGTTGTGTTGATTAATGTAGAGGTAATCGCGCTCAAAAAAGTCGTTTGAAACGTAAATATCGGGGTACCCGTCCTGGTTAACATCGGCAACAGATACGCCCAAACCAAAGCCTATATCACTTGAAAATATACCAGCCTGTTTGGTAATGTTGGTAAAGTGCCCGCCATCGTTACGATACAAATGTGCCCCGCCAAGTTCATCAACGCGGGCCCGCAGGTCCTGGCTGAAATCAAACGATCCGATGGGCCTGAACGAATTATTTAAAACGAAACAATCCAGATCGCCGTCGTTGTCCAAATCAAAAAATATTGCCTGGGTTGACAGCCCGTTATCCACCAAACCGTATTTTTCAGCTTCTTCTTTGAACGTACCGTTATGCTGATTTATGAAAAGCTCATTCCCTTTTCTATCAATTACGTTACCGCTATGGCAAACGTATATATCCAGCCATCCGTCGCCGTTAATGTCAACCATGGTAACGCCGGTGCTCCAGTATTTAGTGCCTTTAACCCCGGCCTTATCGGTTACATCGTCAAATTTCCAGTTTCCCCTGTTCAGGTATAGCTTATTGCCCCCCTGGTTTGAGGTAAGGTAAATATCATTCAACCCGTCGTTATTCACATCGCCAATGGCTACGCCGCCGCCATTATAATAATTACGGAATGTGAATACGTTGGTTTGATCTTTTTCGACCAATTGGTTTATAAAATTCACACCCAAATCTGCATTATCCTGCAGCGTAAAAAGCGGGTTTTTCACATCGTTATTATGGCAGGCCGACAGCGCTATAAAAATAGCGACAAAGGGGTAAAGGCTGGCTTTTTTTAACATTGCAGAGTATACAAAAAAACAAACGTAGCGAATCTCTTCGCTACGTTTAAAATCAAATATAACTAATTGGAAACTGGTTTCAACTGTTAGTAACCTGGGTTTTGTTTCAAGTTAGGGTTGGTATCAACAGCACGTTGTGGTATAGGGTACAAAGTGCGTGTTTTATCAGAAGCATTTGGGCGCTGATCAACCGGATCGTTAAATTTACCAAAACGGATAAGGTCATTTCTTCTCCAGCCTTCCCAGTAAAGCTCACGGCCGCGTTCTGCAAGCAGGTCTGCTTCGGTTACACTGCCTAACGCTGTCGCACCGCGAGGTGTGCGTATAGCGTTAACAATAGCCAACGGTGTTTGGCCATTAGGATCGGTACCGCCGCGCATAATTGCTTCCGCTTTTTCTAACAACACATCAGCGTAACGCAGTATTACGTAGTCGTTATCTTCTCCGCTATCGGTAACAGTTCCGTCAGCATTTGGGTGTGGAAAGTATTTGAACACCCTGATACCCTGTGCTTCGGTAGAATAGTTCAGGTTAACTTCGGGAGTGAACACCAGTGGCGTACCGCTACGTTGTGTTAACTTTTTACCGCCCGGGCCATATTGCTGACCAACAGCAAAACCCGCCCTTAAACCAACCTTATCTGTTAAGCCTGGATAAGCAACACCACGGCGCTCATCTGACGGCTGGAACGAGTTGTAGAACTCTGCAAGCGTTGTAAAGCCATTCCATCCATCTGGTGTTTGGTTATAGTGCAAGCCCATTTTCCAACGGTTTTTAGCCGACCCCGGAACGTTTGATGGGGTATTGTAGATACCGAAGATATTTCCGTTAGATTTTTCAGAGTTATCCCATGCAAAATCCTGGAAGTATTTACCAGCCGGCTCTAATGTGTAGCCTGCGGCTGTAATTTTATTGGCATATTCTATAACCTTATCCATATCCTCTTTAGGGAAAGTGAAAGGCCCGCCCACAGTTGCTGCAGTGTAAACCGCTTTGTTCAAGTAAACTTTTGCTAATAATGCTTGTGCTGCTGCTTTACTTGCTTTACCAATGTTTGGTGCAGCACCTAAATTTGCTTCGGCAAACTCAAGATCTTTGATGATGAACGCTGTAGCGTCGGCCCTGTTAAATACAACCGGTATGGCAGAGTTCGGAGCATCAGGATCGCGGAAGGGTTGCTGTCCGTACAAATCTACTACCTGGAACATAAAGTAAGCCCGCAAAAAGCTTGCTTCGGCTTTTATCTGGTTATCAGTAGCGCGGGCTATCACCTGGCTTGCACGGAACACCCCAATGTTTAACTGATCCCAGGTATCGCTTACCTGGTTGTGCGACGGTGTCCAGGTGTGTGTGTGTAACTTACGCCAGGTACCAAAATCTCCCCAGTCAGTTCCACGTGTCGGGCCCATCATTTCGTCTGTCGAGTGCTCTTGCAGGGCATATGTGTTAGCCTGATCTGTTTGACCGTTTAATTGAGAATACACCCCGTTAAGATCCGCTGTAGACGATGCGTTGTTTGGATCTATAATTACCGAGCCGTATGTTTTTTCATCTAATTTTGCGCAACCTGCAGTGGCTAACAGAACAAAACTGCAAATCGTCGCTCTTAATGTTATTTTTTTCATACTAATATTTTTTTTAGAAACCTGCATTTAAACCTAATGTGAATGTACGTGCGCTTGGATAAGAAGTGTAATCTATACCTCTTGATGGCACGCCATTTCTTTCTTTATTTGTATTAATTTCTGGGTCAAGGCCGCTGTAGTTAGTAATCAGGAACAGGTTTTGGCCTGTTAATGAGAACCTGAGTGTTTTAAATACCTTACCGTTTACAGGCACTGTATAGCCAACAGTAGCGTTGCTTAACCTTAAGAAATCACCTTTTTCTAAGAAACGGGTTGATACCTCGCCAGAGTTAAGTGCATTTTCGTTTGTCATGGCTACTGCTTTTGTTACGTTACGACCACTAACAAGGTTGCCTTTGTAAAAGAAAGCGTTAGCTGTGTTGTTGTAGATATAAAATCCGGTAGCCCCGTTCATGAAGAAGCTAAAGTTAAAGTTTTTATATCCGAAGCTGTTTGTTAAACCAGCGGTAAATGTTGGCAGCGGGCTGCCTTGGATGCTCGATACGTCGATACCTTGAGGGTATATACCGAAACCATCAGGGCCTAAGCCAGAGTAGTTTGGAACGTTAAAGCTATAAAGCGGGTAACCGTTACCAATAAACTGCGCGTATGCACCAGATAAGCCCTGGCCATCAATGTTACCGGTAATTACGTTACGTGCACCAAAATCTTCTACCCTGTTTTTTATAAACGTCATGTTGTAGGCAATATCCCAGGTAAAATCCTTACCCTGTACTGCGGCAAAGTTTAAGCCTACCTCAACACCGGTATTTCTAACATTACCATCTAAGTTTCTCCAGATGGTTGTAGAAGAAGCCGGTTGTGCAAGTATGTCTAAGAATAAAAGGTCCGACTGCGATTTGTTGAAATAATCTACGGTACCGTTTAAACGGCCTTTAAGTACGCTGAAATCAATACCGGCACCATAAGCGGTTTGGGTTTCCCATTTCAGGTCGGGGTTATCGGCGCCTATTGTGGCGCTTGAAGTACCCAGATAATTGCTCTGTCTTAATTTTTTTGAAGCATATGAAGGGTAGTCCTGGTTACCGGTTTTACCGTAGTTTAAACGAAGGCTCAGATCATCAAATATGCTTTTTGGAGCAAAGCTTTCATTGCTTATGCGCCATTTAGCTGCCAGGGCCGGGAAAGTTGCATATTGGTTGTTTGTACCAAAACGAGACGAACCATCGCGTCTTACAGTAGCAGTTACGATATAACGATCTTTATAAGAGTAATTTACACGTGCAAAATACGATTGTAATTTATAGCTGCTGCTATCCAGGCCGTTCCGGTTACTAAAATCGTATGGCATGTGGCTTTTAAACTTGTCAAAATCCTTCACAAACTCTCCGGCTGTTGCAGTGCCCCAGGCCAGGTTACCACGGTTAAAGTTTTTAAAGGTTTGATATGAATAACCAACCAAAGCTGTGATTGAGCTGTTGTCGGTCCATTTTTTATCATAGTTTAAGGTATGCTCAGTTGTTAAGTTGGTAACTTCGTTGTGTACCAATATGCCGCGGCCGTTGCCGGTTGCCGACGGAACTTTAAAATCGCCTATGTTCGATTCGTCAGTAAAACCAACGATGGTAGGGTCGTAATAAGTTTCCCGCTGTCCCCTTGCTATATCCGCGCCGGCATTGCCTTTATACGATAAGCCTTCAAATAATCTTATCGTCATGGTAAGGTTATTCAGGTAACGGTTAACATTATCGGTATCATCTATCTGGTTTAATAATGACACCGGGTTTCTGAAGGTGTTACCTTTAGGGAAGCCATTTTCGTAGCCGTTTAATGAGAAGTACCTGCCCTCGCTGTCAAACACAGGGATGGTTGGGTTAGTTTGAATTGCAGCACCAATTAAGCTACCATTAAAGCCTGCGTTGTTGGTAATTGGCGCAAACCTGTCTTTAACATTAGAGATAGTTGATTGCAGATCAAATTTTAAGCGCTCGCCAAAAAATGATTGCGACGCGTTTAAACGACCTGTTAAACGTTTAAGGTCGGTTCTTTTTATGATACCTTGCTGGTTATCATAACCTATTGAAGCGCGGTAGTTACCGGTATTGCTGGCACCGCCAAAAGCTAAGTTATAGTTTTGAGATATGGCAGTACGCAGTATTTCTTTTTGCCAATCGGTATTAGCACCATAATCTACACCACCCTTAGCAACAGTGCCGGGGTTTGAACCAACACTTTTTACGCCGGCTAAAAATTGCTGACGATTAAGCAGATCGTAAGTTTTTGCGGCATTAGAAATGCTTGTGCTTGCGCCGAACTGTACGCCCTGCCCTTTGCGGCCTTTACGGGTAGTAATTAATATAACGCCGTTTGCACCACGCGAACCATAAATGGCAGAAGCCGATGCATCTTTCAATATTGATACATTTTCGATATCCGCAGGGTTGATAAACGCCAGCGGGTTACGTGCAGATGAGCTACCTGCACCGCTATCAAAACCGCCGGAGGTACCGCCATTGTCTAACGGAACGCCGTCAACTACGTAAAGCGGGCTGCTACCCGAACGGATAGAACTGGCACCACGTATGTTTATGGTAGCGCCTGCACCCGGCTCGCCACTTGCCGGTGTTACCTGCACGCCGGCAATACGGCCCTGCAATAACTGCTCGGGGGTAGCTATAACACCCTTGTTAAAATCTTTAGGGCTTAACGAGGCTACAGAACCGGTTGCATCTTTAACACGCTGGCTGCCGTAACCTATTACAACTACCTCGTTTAAAGAGGTGCTTGAAGATTCGAGCGAAACAGATAATGATGTTTGGCCGTTAAGCGGAACCGTTAAGCTTTTATACCCAATGTAGGTAAAAGTTAAGGCAGAAGTTCCTGCCGGTACCGAAAGCCTGAAAGTACCATCAACACTGGTTAATGTTCCGAGACCACCTGCCGCGCCTACAGATACGCCGATCAGCGGCTCTCTGGTCTTGGCATCAGTTACTTTACCTGTAATTGCTGTGTTTTGCGCCAGGACCGGCTGAGCAAAGAGGCAGGTTAAAGCAAAAAAACATAATGTGAGTAAGTGTTTAAATTGCATAGTTTGTGGTTTAATTAATAATTGGTTATATAAATTTAGTACATGGTTTTGTTATTTACTAATAAAATATTCGGGTTGCATATAAAATCGGCCATACAAAAAATGACACGGCGTAATAGGCTGTCCCTGTAAAACTTAATACTTAGTACGGTATATATTGGTTTATAGCTTTGCTTTGTAAAGCAATCGGATATAAGTTAAATAAACATTTGTCGCCTAAACTTTTTATCTCTATACAAAGATGTGTGTCCTGCGCCTCATTCCCTACTACTTTGGTGCGTTTATAAAAAAATATAAGCTTTATAAACATTAAAACGCTTATTTACAGTAACTTATATTGCTTTTTTTAGTGAAAAATATAATCAATATTAACACTTTTATGGGCAAAATATGTTAAAAAAGTATGCTATATAGTTTTTAAAGTATCTAAAATGATACAGAAACATGTTTTCATTATCCAATGGTATCAACAGCTTTTATATCCATAATACGCTGTTCAAACTGTTCAGGATTTTTAGACTTTGCTTTGATACGCATCTTGTATACATAAATGGTGTTTACAGAATATTCAAGGATCTTGGCAATGGTTTCGTTATCATTTATACCCATGCGGATTAGGGCGAATATGCGCAGATCGGTGTTTAGTACCTCGTGCTCATGCGGCCATATCTGGTCTTTTTCTTCAAACTGAGAATTAAATACCGAGATAAAATTTGGAAATATCTTAAGAAAAATATGGTCAAAGCTGTAGTATAACGCCTCGCGCTCTTTCTTAATATTTATACCGTTGATTATCAGACGGATGTCGTCATACTTTTTTATAGATAACTTGGTATCAACCGACATTTTAAGTTTCTCTAATTTTAGTATATAGCCGGATATGATCTTGAAAAATTGACCTATATATTCTTCCTTAATATGGGCGTCTTCAACCAGTTTATAATTAATATCTTTTAACTGTACGTTCTGGTCTTCAATAATGCGTTCCTTGTGTTTAAGTTTCCCCAGTTGCTTATATATCATTACCGAAAACAAAATAACTAACGATGCAAGGGCCGTAATAGCCAGCAAATACATCAGGATGGTTTGTTTTTCTTTTTCAGAGTGGTTTAATTCTTCGGCCGCAACCAAAGGTAAAATGGCACCAATCTGTATTTTACGCTGCCTTGCACCATAAAAATCTGCATCAGCCTTAGCCAGTTGGATAAAAGCATAAGCATCTTTTATATTACCTGATTTATATAACTGCTCGGCAAGGGTGA includes:
- a CDS encoding SusC/RagA family TonB-linked outer membrane protein, whose translation is MQFKHLLTLCFFALTCLFAQPVLAQNTAITGKVTDAKTREPLIGVSVGAAGGLGTLTSVDGTFRLSVPAGTSALTFTYIGYKSLTVPLNGQTSLSVSLESSSTSLNEVVVIGYGSQRVKDATGSVASLSPKDFNKGVIATPEQLLQGRIAGVQVTPASGEPGAGATINIRGASSIRSGSSPLYVVDGVPLDNGGTSGGFDSGAGSSSARNPLAFINPADIENVSILKDASASAIYGSRGANGVILITTRKGRKGQGVQFGASTSISNAAKTYDLLNRQQFLAGVKSVGSNPGTVAKGGVDYGANTDWQKEILRTAISQNYNLAFGGASNTGNYRASIGYDNQQGIIKRTDLKRLTGRLNASQSFFGERLKFDLQSTISNVKDRFAPITNNAGFNGSLIGAAIQTNPTIPVFDSEGRYFSLNGYENGFPKGNTFRNPVSLLNQIDDTDNVNRYLNNLTMTIRLFEGLSYKGNAGADIARGQRETYYDPTIVGFTDESNIGDFKVPSATGNGRGILVHNEVTNLTTEHTLNYDKKWTDNSSITALVGYSYQTFKNFNRGNLAWGTATAGEFVKDFDKFKSHMPYDFSNRNGLDSSSYKLQSYFARVNYSYKDRYIVTATVRRDGSSRFGTNNQYATFPALAAKWRISNESFAPKSIFDDLSLRLNYGKTGNQDYPSYASKKLRQSNYLGTSSATIGADNPDLKWETQTAYGAGIDFSVLKGRLNGTVDYFNKSQSDLLFLDILAQPASSTTIWRNLDGNVRNTGVEVGLNFAAVQGKDFTWDIAYNMTFIKNRVEDFGARNVITGNIDGQGLSGAYAQFIGNGYPLYSFNVPNYSGLGPDGFGIYPQGIDVSSIQGSPLPTFTAGLTNSFGYKNFNFSFFMNGATGFYIYNNTANAFFYKGNLVSGRNVTKAVAMTNENALNSGEVSTRFLEKGDFLRLSNATVGYTVPVNGKVFKTLRFSLTGQNLFLITNYSGLDPEINTNKERNGVPSRGIDYTSYPSARTFTLGLNAGF
- a CDS encoding VCBS repeat-containing protein, which produces MLKKASLYPFVAIFIALSACHNNDVKNPLFTLQDNADLGVNFINQLVEKDQTNVFTFRNYYNGGGVAIGDVNNDGLNDIYLTSNQGGNKLYLNRGNWKFDDVTDKAGVKGTKYWSTGVTMVDINGDGWLDIYVCHSGNVIDRKGNELFINQHNGTFKEEAEKYGLVDNGLSTQAIFFDLDNDGDLDCFVLNNSFRPIGSFDFSQDLRARVDELGGAHLYRNDGGHFTNITKQAGIFSSDIGFGLGVSVADVNQDGYPDIYVSNDFFERDYLYINQHNGTFKEDIQSEMGHLSLASMGADIADINNDGHPDIFTTEMLPEGDKRLKQMTSFESFDVIKLKQHDGYYNQFMQNCLQLNNGDGTFSEIAFKAGVSATDWSWGALFFDMDNDGWKDIFVSNGIFKDLTDQDYIEFLGNRESMDKIAEKRKFNYKDFADKMVSTPLVNYAYANNRDLTFTNKVKEYGLDKAAFSNGAAYGDLDNDGDNDLIVNNVNSPLFIYKNNAEKLHNNYTQLKLQGEGLNRFGVGATIKVFAKNASVMYYQQPTRGFESSTSPNLITIGIGKITKADSVQVIWPGGKCQVVKNVPANKAYTFKIADAKLQYNFEKPAVKTLFTETATTLFDTVPKHTEDSFIDFDNERLMLQMLSTENPYMAKGDINKDGLTDFYFGSSKDSPAAIYVQQKNGRFKQYIPPDLEKQVYLENAGAAFGDFDGDGDEDLIIGVGGNAEEAGTNIYFPRFYENDGKGNLHRNPQKAIPVSVNASVIAACDYDKDGHPDLFIGGRSVPGTYAVSPNSYVMHNDGKGNFTDVTKQVLGDIKPGMVTAAQWADIDGNGYPDLVIAGNWMGIKIYRNNNGKFTPDNQLDGYKGWWSSLAIADINNDGKLDIIAGNLGLNSKFRATQAEPMKIYITDFDGNGTKECITSIYRQHKPYVFHMKPDLTGQIPMLKKKYLKYADYAGKPFDEVFTEEMLSGAEMHEINYLASAVFINNGNNKFIDNPLPYHAQLSNVGTILCDDIDHSGTPSIMLGGNFYGFKPEVGRLDASYGQIYKYTKKGFVYIPPAISGVKLNGQVRSSLMIKNSRGDKYYLFGMNDDKLKAYKLR
- a CDS encoding VCBS repeat-containing protein; amino-acid sequence: MLKAKLFKKQIVIICCVALAGAIVWISCKTKKSGNGIFKLLTAEQTHVDFVNKNTVTDSVNILDYLYFYNGAGVATADFNNDGLEDIYFVSNQSPNKLYLNKGGLKFEDITAKAGVAGTGNWKTGVTVVDINGDGLKDIYVCVVANFKGFKGHNQLYINNGDLTFTESAAKYGLDFSGFSTQASFTDYDKDGDLDMFLLTSSVHSNDTYGDSTLRFKTSHDAGDHLFRNDGNKFTDVTAGSGIYSAPIGYGLGISVGDLNNDGWDDIYVSNDFFEQDYYYINQKNGTFKEEMKNAFGHTSLFSMGNTLSDVNKDGHLDVISTDMLPEEMRALKSTINDEPLDIYNQEVNAGYYYQYSKNSLQLNVGNGKKFVDLALYSGVSATDWTWSPLVQDFDMDGRKDMFFSNGIKKRLNDMDYLKYLGDPNVIKDFKTSRFFDKEKINLMPDGDVHNYLYHGGDKLKFEDVSAGNDMKDPSISAGAVAVDLDNDGDLELVTNNMDAPAYIYQNMTMENSKEAKPSFVKLSVKYTKANPDGVGAKLFMRSVRQVDHQEIQTSTAYESTQGNNLLFTFLPGDKPVELMVLWPDNSYQLIRDFALNKKTVITYVKEKTQTVADVGQFITGYIQGHSEFTYTDVKANVLATLQPFETPDFNYYNLLPHTYLPHTPAIAVADANNDGIDDIYVGGIAGEEKYILAGNKGGTFKKIAVEAFNQFKDHGDTEAQWADINNDGLTDLIVLTANHPFIEFEKTTPPRLFINKGNFKFEYKALPKVNALVSKILVYDFDGNGQNDLFFSSTIPFRDYTMAATSVVLLNKGGGDFNVAPAKQFADLTGIRFISNISTADIDHNGADDIIISSEWQPVHIFLNKNKKLVKFSSALLDGQTGWWQSAIVTDIDGDGKADLLAGNWGANNKYNVNPDQPLYAYNNDVDKDGKNDLILSYFYKGEYYPFRPKNDLEQELPYLKKEFLSYQKMADKTTSEIFKDNLTDSGRLTANQFSTIFISDVLNAKEITALPYLYQQAPVRSILPINNKQGDVLLNGNFWGVVPYEGKYDALGLVTAHYDRRTKQFAMPEYWLNDMFNSQEITHLYPYKNNSGSGYIITTYDGKLMLITK
- a CDS encoding DUF6377 domain-containing protein, with translation MRFFLKVLFTLSLAYPVITIGAGTDTILTALKTEISRKNIYDNAKQARILRLKKLQRTTSRLNYAKQYDICLQLYDEYKSYQYDSAYVYVNKLKDISVSMNDMSRAYYSQIKLGFILLSSGMFKETFDSMRAVDPKVLNDSMKVEYYFIMYRCNTDLAKYNSDKYFAPDYIKKGYAYIDSAIKLSKPGSVNRIYYTGLKHVAENDNINGSQELSKLAAPNAPVSMHLRAMITCSLGQIYLNSDRRKEGVALLAQSAIADIKSSTKETVALFTLAEQLYKSGNIKDAYAFIQLAKADADFYGARQRKIQIGAILPLVAAEELNHSEKEKQTILMYLLAITALASLVILFSVMIYKQLGKLKHKERIIEDQNVQLKDINYKLVEDAHIKEEYIGQFFKIISGYILKLEKLKMSVDTKLSIKKYDDIRLIINGINIKKEREALYYSFDHIFLKIFPNFISVFNSQFEEKDQIWPHEHEVLNTDLRIFALIRMGINDNETIAKILEYSVNTIYVYKMRIKAKSKNPEQFEQRIMDIKAVDTIG
- a CDS encoding RagB/SusD family nutrient uptake outer membrane protein; the encoded protein is MKKITLRATICSFVLLATAGCAKLDEKTYGSVIIDPNNASSTADLNGVYSQLNGQTDQANTYALQEHSTDEMMGPTRGTDWGDFGTWRKLHTHTWTPSHNQVSDTWDQLNIGVFRASQVIARATDNQIKAEASFLRAYFMFQVVDLYGQQPFRDPDAPNSAIPVVFNRADATAFIIKDLEFAEANLGAAPNIGKASKAAAQALLAKVYLNKAVYTAATVGGPFTFPKEDMDKVIEYANKITAAGYTLEPAGKYFQDFAWDNSEKSNGNIFGIYNTPSNVPGSAKNRWKMGLHYNQTPDGWNGFTTLAEFYNSFQPSDERRGVAYPGLTDKVGLRAGFAVGQQYGPGGKKLTQRSGTPLVFTPEVNLNYSTEAQGIRVFKYFPHPNADGTVTDSGEDNDYVILRYADVLLEKAEAIMRGGTDPNGQTPLAIVNAIRTPRGATALGSVTEADLLAERGRELYWEGWRRNDLIRFGKFNDPVDQRPNASDKTRTLYPIPQRAVDTNPNLKQNPGY